A DNA window from Arachis duranensis cultivar V14167 chromosome 3, aradu.V14167.gnm2.J7QH, whole genome shotgun sequence contains the following coding sequences:
- the LOC127745432 gene encoding GRAS family protein TF80-like — MEQESNVNRQSLTDRVDKALNFYDALFDCLVTASSVKKIFFERAMLGEQIKNIIACEGAERKERYELLKAWISRLELAGFCAEAISLEGMLRGVTELQNFARGYKIIRDEKFLVLCWNNNPLFSLSAWRYL; from the coding sequence ATGGAACAAGAATCAAACGTCAACAGACAATCCTTAACGGATCGGGTTGACAAAGCCTTGAATTTCTACGATGCGTTGTTTGATTGTTTGGTAACGGCGTCGTCAGTGAAGAAGATCTTCTTTGAGAGAGCGATGTTGGGAGAGCAAATAAAGAATATAATTGCGTGTGAGGGAGCTGAGAGAAAAGAAAGGTATGAGTTGCTTAAGGCGTGGATCTCAAGGCTTGAACTTGCTGGGTTTTGCGCTGAAGCTATTAGCTTGGAGGGGATGTTAAGAGGAGTAACTGAATTGCAGAATTTTGCACGTGGCTATAAGATTATTAGAGATGAAAAGTTTTTGGTTCTGTGTTGGAATAATAATCCACTCTTTTCTTTATCAGCCTGGAGATACttgtga